In the Salvelinus namaycush isolate Seneca chromosome 35, SaNama_1.0, whole genome shotgun sequence genome, one interval contains:
- the pmp22b gene encoding peripheral myelin protein 22b — MLLLLLGIVILHAAALVLLFVSTIVSAWTTGSTSSSDLWNNCSTTNGGYHCDPAYTGEWIQAVQALMILSIIFSFISLFLFFCQLFTLQKGGRFFVTGVFQILASLFVMSGAVIYTVMSPDWVPATEAFGWAYILAWVAFPLALISGLIYVILRKRE; from the exons ATGCTGCTCCTTCTACTGGGAATTGTCATCCTGCACGCCGCAGCCCTAGTCCTCCTGTTTGTGTCAACGATTGTCAGC GCCTGGACAACAGGGTCCACTAGCAGCTCAGACCTCTGGAATAACTGCTCTACAACCAATGGAGGATACCACTGTGACCCAGCCTACACTGGAG AGTGGATCCAGGCAGTGCAGGCCCTGATGATCCTGTCCATCATCTTCAgcttcatctctctcttcctgttcttCTGTCAGCTCTTCACCCTCCAGAAGGGAGGACGCTTCTTTGTCACTGGAGTCTTCCAGATCCTTGCCA GTCTGTTTGTGATGAGTGGAGCAGTGATCTACACAGTGATGAGTCCGGACTGGGTGCCAGCAACGGAGGCCTTCGGCTGGGCTTATATCCTGGCCTGGGTGGCCTTCCCTCTGGCCCTGATCAGCGGACTCATCTACGTCATCTTGAGAAAACGGGAATGA